A genomic region of Cuculus canorus isolate bCucCan1 chromosome 24, bCucCan1.pri, whole genome shotgun sequence contains the following coding sequences:
- the DDX20 gene encoding probable ATP-dependent RNA helicase DDX20, with amino-acid sequence MAASAAGEGRFRTRDVLVPGGPADFGSLLLSAPVLAGLEAAGFHRPSPVQLKAIPLGRCGLDLIVQAKSGTGKTCVFSTIALDAVLLESPATQILILAPTREIAVQIHAVITTIGMKMEGLECHVFIGGTPLSQDKARLKKCHIAVGSPGRIKQLIELDYLNTASVRLFILDEADKLLEEGSFQEQINWIYSSLPANKQMLAVSATYPESLANALTRYMREPTFVRLNPTDPSLIGLKQYYKIVNSHPLPHKTFEEKTRHLQELFSKIPFNQALVFSNLHSRAQHLAEILTSRGFPAECISGSMNQSQRLDAMAKLKQFHCRVLISTDLTSRGIDAEKVNLVINLDVPMDWETYMHRIGRAGRFGTLGLSVTYCCRGEEENIMMKIAQKCNLQLLPLPEPIPPGMMDQFGDEVVEVRPVIHTGASVNSDTVCLGPEQPVLQPIQNSFSEVPRPLSNLPDDSSSVERPKKTLKQKKIKKSTNSVNTGKSSRNTQTSSCQMEQRNRVKTISRTDGQHNTLPPDEEALKNNLPRIPCLSSFKNQPSKAWNFSELVEDYDYFIKEGLEREVEILRSYSGPGEQCELPRNGGVEWKEAECNTEAIAKDVSSGDSDGLYSSRASSDNRENNSYLEAFSDTQERDAVVTMHQGRCTPEKPQEPSRVPKQNQAEKKAPKQKTKQKKSHHDQIPTLSTRKTWEDCSSSSWDDGVPCENWSYKNYWKSYYEAWQNYYAPVSHYRKGFRLWSWANAYHANTIYLQELLKSGE; translated from the exons ATGGCGGCATCCGCGGCGGGCGAGGGCCGGTTCCGAACGCGCGATGTGTTGGTGCCCGGCGGCCCCGCCGATTTCGGGTCGCTGCTGCTGTCGGCGCCGGTGCTGGCGGGGCTGGAGGCGGCCGGATTCCACCGGCCGTCTCCCGTGCAGCTGAAGGCGATCCCGTTGGGGCGATGCGGCCTGG ATCTCATCGTGCAGGCCAAGTCCGGCACCGGCAAAACGTGCGTCTTTTCCACCATCGCCCTGGACGCGGTGCTGCTGGAGAGCCCCGCCACGCAG ATCCTGATTTTGGCTCCCACGCGAGAGATTGCTGTGCAGATTCATGCTGTCATCACAACCATTGGAATGAAGATGGAAGGGTTGGAGTGCCACGTTTTCATCGGAGGGACCCCTCTGAGCCAGGACAAGGCCCGGCTGAAGAAGTGCCACATAGCAGTCGGGTCCCCAG GTCGGATAAAACAGCTCATAGAGTTGGACTACTTAAATACAGCGAGTGTCCGACTTTTCATTCTCGATGAAGCAGACAAGCTTCTGGAAGAAGGCAGCTTTCAGGAACAAATCAA TTGGATTTACTCCTCGCTGCCAGCCAACAAACAGATGCTCGCTGTTTCAGCTACTTATCCTGAGTCGTTAGCTAATGCTTTGACCAGGTACATGAGAGAGCCAACGTTCGTGAGGTTGAACCCTACTGATCCAAGTCTTATTG GGCTGAAACAGTATTACAAAATTGTGAATTCCCATCCGCTTCCCCataaaacatttgaagaaaaaacccGGCACCTGCAGGAGTTGTTCAGCAAGATTCCTTTTAATCAAGCCTTGGTCTTTTCAAACTTGCATAGCAG GGCTCAACATCTGGCTGAAATCCTCACATCCAGGGGCTTTCCTGCTGAGTGCATTTCAG GCAGCATGAATCAAAGTCAGAGGCTTGATGCCATGGCAAAACTAAAGCAGTTCCACTGCAGAGTTCTGATTTCCACAGACTTG ACGTCTCGAGGAATCGATGCTGAGAAGGTGAATCTGGTTATCAACCTGGATGTACCCATGGACTGGGAAACGTACATGCATCGTATTGGCAGAGCTGGGCGCTTTG GAACCTTGGGCTTGTCTGTGACATACTGCTGCCGCGGGGAGGAGGAAAACATAATGATGAAAATTGCTCAGAAATGTAAtcttcagcttcttcctctgccag AGCCTATTCCTCCTGGAATGATGGATCAGTTTGGAGATGAGGTGGTAGAAGTCAGACCTGTTATACACACAGGCGCTTCAGTGAATTCTGACACTGTGTGTCTTGGACCGGAGCAGCCAGTACTGCAGCCCATCCAGAACAGTTTCTCAGAGGTACCTCGGCCTCTTTCTAATCTTCCGGATGACAGTTCTTCTGTAGAAAGGCCAAAAAAGACACTGAagcaaaagaagataaaaaagtcCACAAATTCTGTGAAtacaggaaaaagcagcagaaacacccAAACTTCCAGTTGCCAGATGGAACAGAGGAATAGAGTCAAAACCATTTCCAGAACGGATGGACAACATAACACTCTACCTCCAGATGAAGAGGCCTTAAAAAACAATCTTCCCAGAATTCCATGCTTGTCTTCTTTCAAAAACCAGCCGAGCAAGGCCTGGAACTTCTCGGAGTTAGTTGAGGACTATGACTATTTCATTAAAGAAGGGTTGGAGAGAGAGGTCGAAATCTTAAGGAGCTATTCAGGCCCGGGAGAGCAATGTGAGCTCCCCAGAAACGGTGGCGTGGAGTGGAAAGAGGCGGAATGTAATACAGAAGCAATAGCAAAGGATGTTTCATCTGGTGACAGCGATGGGTTGTACAGTTCCAGGGCTTCCTCTGATAATAGGGAAAATAACTCGTACTTGGAAGCATTTTCGGATACACAGGAGAGAGACGCTGTTGTCACAATGCATCAGGGTCGTTGCACACCAGAGAAGCCTCAGGAGCCATCACGAGtcccaaaacaaaatcaagcGGAGAAAAAagctccaaaacaaaaaactaaacaaaagaaaagccatcACGATCAAATCCCTACTCTTTCCACAAGGAAAACCTGGGAGgactgctccagcagctcttgGGATGATGGTGTTCCATGTGAGAATTGGAGTTACAAGAACTACTGGAAATCCTATTATGAAGCGTGGCAGAACTACTACGCTCCCGTGTCTCACTACAGGAAGGGCTTCAGGCTGTGGAGCTGGGCGAATGCCTATCATGCCAACACCATCTacctccaggagctgctgaaaaGCGGGGAGTGA
- the INKA2 gene encoding PAK4-inhibitor INKA2 isoform X2 translates to MKEVGDGLHEQMNCMMGALQELKLLQVQTALEQLDISGSRSTVPGIEQHQRCPSSRDVPRLWQDEQLQGEASVEERSPTSHACAVPRPVGLSHPAMLPESGHLRETSSSSSSFRSLCDEDVCHPKGPSSIKAEHVRPRTFKPSSQGKARGWPKCCECPGCDDGHDWTSSLLSQSRNRQPLILGDNIFADLVGNWLDLPELDKKAEKSEASLSMSRSQELCKKFSLTANIFKKFLRSVRPDRDRLLKEKPCWLPPEDKEPEISKRPKKMNKLKGTFYFPLHGNIQNHHGKAERCPKVESNSEKPKMGTKKVHDNIDYTQSRFDINTAVWV, encoded by the coding sequence ATGAAGGAGGTCGGGGACGGGCTGCACGAGCAGATGAACTGCATGATGGGTGCACTGCAGGAGCTGAAACTCCTCCAGGTCCAGACAGCTTTGGAGCAGTTGGACATCTCAGGCAGCCGGAGCACCGTTCCTGGCATCGAGCAGCACCAGCGCTGCCCGAGCAGCAGAGATGTCCCCAGGCTCTGGCAGGATGAGCAGCTGCAGGGGGAGGCATCGGTAGAGGAACGCAGCCCCACGTCCCACGCCTGTGCCGTGCCACGGCCGGTGGGTTTGTCCCATCCCGCTATGCTTCCAGAGAGTGGCCACCTTAGAgaaacctcctcctcctcctcctccttcaggAGCCTCTGCGATGAGGATGTTTGTCACCCAAAAGGACCTTCCTCCATCAAAGCAGAACACGTCCGCCCACGGACATTCAAACCCAGTAGCCAGGGCAAGGCTAGGGGGTGGCCAAAGTGCTGTGAGTGCCCGGGCTGTGACGATGGCCACGACTGGACATCCTCTCTGTTGTCCCAGAGCAGGAATCGGCAGCCACTGATCTTGGGGGATAACATCTTTGCAGACTTGGTTGGGAACTGGTTGGATCTGCCTGAGCTGGATAAGAAGGCGGAGAAGAGCGAGGCATCCCTGTCCATGAGCAGATCCCAGGAGCTCTGCAAGAAGTTCTCCCTCACAGCCAACATCTTCAAGAAGTTCCTGAGGAGCGTTCGGCCAGACAGAGACAGGCTTCTCAAAGAGAAACCTTGCTGGCTTCCACCGGAAGACAAAGAGCCCGAAATTTCTAAGAGACCCAAAAAGATGAACAAACTCAAGGGGACATTTTACTTCCCACTTCACGGGAACATCCAGAACCATCACGGCAAAGCAGAGAGGTGCCCAAAGGTGGAAAGCAACAGTGAGAAACCCAAAATGGGCACCAAGAAAGTCCATGATAACATTGACTACACCCAATCCAGGTTTGACATCAATACCGCTGTTTGGGTCTGA
- the INKA2 gene encoding PAK4-inhibitor INKA2 isoform X1, whose product MEQHLRRLRQELLSMKEVGDGLHEQMNCMMGALQELKLLQVQTALEQLDISGSRSTVPGIEQHQRCPSSRDVPRLWQDEQLQGEASVEERSPTSHACAVPRPVGLSHPAMLPESGHLRETSSSSSSFRSLCDEDVCHPKGPSSIKAEHVRPRTFKPSSQGKARGWPKCCECPGCDDGHDWTSSLLSQSRNRQPLILGDNIFADLVGNWLDLPELDKKAEKSEASLSMSRSQELCKKFSLTANIFKKFLRSVRPDRDRLLKEKPCWLPPEDKEPEISKRPKKMNKLKGTFYFPLHGNIQNHHGKAERCPKVESNSEKPKMGTKKVHDNIDYTQSRFDINTAVWV is encoded by the exons ATGGAGCAGCACCTGCGGCGGCTCCGGCAGGAGCTG CTCTCCATGAAGGAGGTCGGGGACGGGCTGCACGAGCAGATGAACTGCATGATGGGTGCACTGCAGGAGCTGAAACTCCTCCAGGTCCAGACAGCTTTGGAGCAGTTGGACATCTCAGGCAGCCGGAGCACCGTTCCTGGCATCGAGCAGCACCAGCGCTGCCCGAGCAGCAGAGATGTCCCCAGGCTCTGGCAGGATGAGCAGCTGCAGGGGGAGGCATCGGTAGAGGAACGCAGCCCCACGTCCCACGCCTGTGCCGTGCCACGGCCGGTGGGTTTGTCCCATCCCGCTATGCTTCCAGAGAGTGGCCACCTTAGAgaaacctcctcctcctcctcctccttcaggAGCCTCTGCGATGAGGATGTTTGTCACCCAAAAGGACCTTCCTCCATCAAAGCAGAACACGTCCGCCCACGGACATTCAAACCCAGTAGCCAGGGCAAGGCTAGGGGGTGGCCAAAGTGCTGTGAGTGCCCGGGCTGTGACGATGGCCACGACTGGACATCCTCTCTGTTGTCCCAGAGCAGGAATCGGCAGCCACTGATCTTGGGGGATAACATCTTTGCAGACTTGGTTGGGAACTGGTTGGATCTGCCTGAGCTGGATAAGAAGGCGGAGAAGAGCGAGGCATCCCTGTCCATGAGCAGATCCCAGGAGCTCTGCAAGAAGTTCTCCCTCACAGCCAACATCTTCAAGAAGTTCCTGAGGAGCGTTCGGCCAGACAGAGACAGGCTTCTCAAAGAGAAACCTTGCTGGCTTCCACCGGAAGACAAAGAGCCCGAAATTTCTAAGAGACCCAAAAAGATGAACAAACTCAAGGGGACATTTTACTTCCCACTTCACGGGAACATCCAGAACCATCACGGCAAAGCAGAGAGGTGCCCAAAGGTGGAAAGCAACAGTGAGAAACCCAAAATGGGCACCAAGAAAGTCCATGATAACATTGACTACACCCAATCCAGGTTTGACATCAATACCGCTGTTTGGGTCTGA